The following are encoded in a window of Candidatus Woesearchaeota archaeon genomic DNA:
- a CDS encoding FTR1 family protein: protein MLSEFIITFRETLEVALIVGIILSYLTKTKETKYNPVVYVGLVAGLVASVIGAILFNTLAGGFEGAAEQIFEGITMLLGAVMLTTMILWMMKQGKIAEKLEAQVAVHLSKAQRFDLFLLVFLAVLREGIETVIFLNAAAIATGGNSLLGATLGIGAAVILGYLIFVAAVRVPLKKYFTATSVLLLLFAAGLVAHGVHEFEEAGVLPPMIEHIWDINPALNPDGSYPALHEKGVVGEFMKGLFGYNGNPSLLEIFSYVTYLVVLGFAWKRIMAKKDVVVA, encoded by the coding sequence ATGTTATCTGAATTCATCATCACGTTTCGAGAGACGTTAGAAGTCGCGTTAATTGTGGGCATCATTCTAAGTTATTTAACAAAAACAAAAGAAACAAAGTATAATCCTGTCGTTTATGTTGGACTTGTCGCGGGGCTTGTCGCAAGCGTTATCGGCGCGATTTTATTCAATACCCTTGCTGGCGGCTTTGAAGGAGCGGCAGAACAAATCTTTGAAGGAATTACCATGCTTCTTGGCGCGGTTATGCTGACCACAATGATTTTGTGGATGATGAAGCAAGGCAAAATCGCGGAAAAACTTGAAGCGCAGGTCGCGGTGCATCTTTCCAAAGCGCAGCGATTTGATTTATTTTTATTGGTCTTCCTCGCGGTGTTGCGAGAAGGAATTGAAACAGTTATTTTCTTGAACGCTGCGGCGATCGCGACAGGTGGAAATAGTCTTCTTGGCGCGACGTTAGGAATTGGAGCAGCAGTTATTTTAGGATATTTAATTTTTGTCGCGGCGGTTCGCGTCCCATTAAAAAAATATTTTACAGCTACAAGTGTTTTACTATTACTTTTTGCGGCAGGATTAGTTGCGCATGGAGTGCATGAGTTTGAAGAAGCAGGCGTGTTGCCACCAATGATCGAGCATATTTGGGACATTAATCCTGCGTTGAATCCAGATGGCAGTTATCCTGCGTTGCATGAGAAAGGAGTAGTTGGAGAGTTCATGAAAGGCTTGTTTGGGTATAATGGAAATCCTTCGTTGTTAGAAATCTTCAGTTATGTGACGTATCTTGTTGTTCTTGGATTTGCGTGGAAAAGAATTATGGCAAAGAAGGATGTTGTGGTAGCGTAG